One segment of Gasterosteus aculeatus chromosome 3, fGasAcu3.hap1.1, whole genome shotgun sequence DNA contains the following:
- the and3 gene encoding actinodin3 isoform X2 — MQQQVWRMISQVCLLTTLSCVLLMAGLLEATSLVKVKNPGGNPVKIGSTQAHDFFANSQPKRNIDPKWYRGTPDFQSYYRYYNSIGHIEGLYEIDRIRMLYQQMRHMEVTFGPDASSYQNAMGVLSTAAAPTTTSHPPPPPTTAAPTPDPLENAQTIYLCNPKDPLCKPQIVYLPTGAVAVLCDPRVNPACMPKTEGEIKAAAAPPQPPPAPLAPRKPAQTPPPPVITVKGMEYDCDPYWDPDCLIDHPPHPIQETSTPKAPAEKTVEKEEVVKASERVPEEPATQKTPYFDPYDFKRDLYDPFRYADPAPEPE, encoded by the exons ATGCAACAGCAG GTGTGGAGGATGATTTCCCAGGTGTGCCTGTTGACGACGCTTTCCTGCGTGCTGTTAATGGCAG GTTTGCTAGAAGCAACATCTCTGGTGAAAGTAAAGAATCCTGGAG GGAATCCAGTTAAAATTGGCTCCACTCAGGCACATGATTTCTTTGCTAATTCTCAACCCAAGAGGAACATCGATCCAAAGTGGTACAGAGGCACGCCTGACTTTCAGTCCTACTACCGCTATTACAACAGTATTGGACACATTGAAGGA CTCTACGAGATCGACAGGATCAGGATGTTGTATCAGCAGATGCGTCACATGGAGGTAACCTTTGGCCCAGATGCCTCCAGTTACCAGAATGCAATGGGTGTGCTGAGCACCGCCGCAGCACCAACTACTACCTctcacccccctccaccacccaccACCGCGGCCCCCACACCAGACCCTCTGGAGAATGCTCAGACGATCTATCTGTGTAATCCCAAAGACCCGCTGTGCAAACCTCAGATTGTCTACCTGCCAACAGGGGCCGTAGCGGTTCTGTGTGACCCCCGAGTCAACCCTGCCTGCATGCCCAAAACCGAGGGGGAaataaaagctgctgctgctcctccccaaCCACCCCCAGCCCCTCTTGCTCCCAGAAAGCCTGCGCaaactccccctcctcccgttATCACCGTTAAAGGTATGGAGTATGACTGTGATCCATACTGGGACCCCGACTGCCTCATCGATCATCCTCCCCACCCCATCCAGGAAACGTCCACACCAAAGGCACCTGCTGAAAAGACAGTGGAGAAAGAGGAAGTGGTAAAAGCCTCGGAAAGAGTCCCCGAAGAACCAGCCACCCAGAAAACCCCTTACTTTGACCCTTATGATTTCAAACGAGACCTTTATGACCCCTTTCGTTACGCCGATCCAGCTCCTGAACCGGAGTAA
- the and3 gene encoding actinodin3 isoform X1 — protein sequence MFIHQRKIVTGKVWRMISQVCLLTTLSCVLLMAGLLEATSLVKVKNPGGNPVKIGSTQAHDFFANSQPKRNIDPKWYRGTPDFQSYYRYYNSIGHIEGLYEIDRIRMLYQQMRHMEVTFGPDASSYQNAMGVLSTAAAPTTTSHPPPPPTTAAPTPDPLENAQTIYLCNPKDPLCKPQIVYLPTGAVAVLCDPRVNPACMPKTEGEIKAAAAPPQPPPAPLAPRKPAQTPPPPVITVKGMEYDCDPYWDPDCLIDHPPHPIQETSTPKAPAEKTVEKEEVVKASERVPEEPATQKTPYFDPYDFKRDLYDPFRYADPAPEPE from the exons ATGTTTATCCACCAGAGGAAGATAGTTACTGGCAAG GTGTGGAGGATGATTTCCCAGGTGTGCCTGTTGACGACGCTTTCCTGCGTGCTGTTAATGGCAG GTTTGCTAGAAGCAACATCTCTGGTGAAAGTAAAGAATCCTGGAG GGAATCCAGTTAAAATTGGCTCCACTCAGGCACATGATTTCTTTGCTAATTCTCAACCCAAGAGGAACATCGATCCAAAGTGGTACAGAGGCACGCCTGACTTTCAGTCCTACTACCGCTATTACAACAGTATTGGACACATTGAAGGA CTCTACGAGATCGACAGGATCAGGATGTTGTATCAGCAGATGCGTCACATGGAGGTAACCTTTGGCCCAGATGCCTCCAGTTACCAGAATGCAATGGGTGTGCTGAGCACCGCCGCAGCACCAACTACTACCTctcacccccctccaccacccaccACCGCGGCCCCCACACCAGACCCTCTGGAGAATGCTCAGACGATCTATCTGTGTAATCCCAAAGACCCGCTGTGCAAACCTCAGATTGTCTACCTGCCAACAGGGGCCGTAGCGGTTCTGTGTGACCCCCGAGTCAACCCTGCCTGCATGCCCAAAACCGAGGGGGAaataaaagctgctgctgctcctccccaaCCACCCCCAGCCCCTCTTGCTCCCAGAAAGCCTGCGCaaactccccctcctcccgttATCACCGTTAAAGGTATGGAGTATGACTGTGATCCATACTGGGACCCCGACTGCCTCATCGATCATCCTCCCCACCCCATCCAGGAAACGTCCACACCAAAGGCACCTGCTGAAAAGACAGTGGAGAAAGAGGAAGTGGTAAAAGCCTCGGAAAGAGTCCCCGAAGAACCAGCCACCCAGAAAACCCCTTACTTTGACCCTTATGATTTCAAACGAGACCTTTATGACCCCTTTCGTTACGCCGATCCAGCTCCTGAACCGGAGTAA